A stretch of Deltaproteobacteria bacterium DNA encodes these proteins:
- a CDS encoding class I SAM-dependent methyltransferase, whose product MRCMAGSGRTEPAGSSQEPAPSLRGWLRAAAFHYGRVLGNGYRARREVAAALAATATERVLDVGCGTGWFCLAVPGEYVGIDLDRDYLAFAQRRWRSSQRRFELTALERLDAGRGFERAMLINCLHHLSDGEASAVLGRLAQIVRLRLVVVDMDPEGSNWLQRALLRMDRGHFIRSLSQQRALLARSFAIVAERCFRNTPRTAVQVLFVCEPRP is encoded by the coding sequence ATGCGGTGTATGGCCGGCAGCGGACGCACTGAGCCCGCCGGGAGCTCGCAGGAGCCGGCCCCAAGCCTGCGCGGGTGGCTGCGGGCCGCGGCGTTTCACTACGGGCGCGTGCTCGGTAACGGCTACCGCGCGCGGCGGGAGGTGGCCGCCGCGCTGGCCGCCACCGCGACGGAGCGCGTGCTCGATGTCGGCTGCGGCACCGGCTGGTTTTGCCTCGCCGTACCCGGGGAATACGTCGGCATCGATCTTGATCGCGACTACCTCGCCTTTGCCCAGCGGCGCTGGCGCAGTTCTCAGCGCCGCTTCGAGCTGACCGCGCTGGAGCGCCTCGATGCCGGCCGCGGCTTCGAGCGGGCGATGTTGATCAATTGCTTGCACCACCTGTCCGACGGCGAGGCCAGCGCCGTGCTCGGCCGTCTGGCGCAGATCGTTCGCTTGCGGCTGGTGGTGGTTGACATGGACCCGGAGGGGTCGAATTGGTTGCAGCGCGCGCTATTGCGTATGGACCGCGGGCATTTTATCCGTTCACTGTCGCAGCAGCGGGCATTGCTGGCGCGTTCGTTCGCGATCGTGGCCGAGCGCTGCTTTCGCAATACGCCCCGCACTGCCGTGCAAGTGTTGTTCGTGTGCGAGCCGCGACCATGA
- the der gene encoding ribosome biogenesis GTPase Der produces the protein MRQRKLKEPAPVLATAALPVVAIVGRPNAGKSTLFNRLVRSQRALVDERPGVTRDRNEAVAQWGGRCFRLVDTGGVEADERPADELLAAVRTHTLRASTEADAIILLVDGRAGASALEAGLWRRLRSGHAPVFFAANKLDTAGLADQAADFFRLGVERVYPMSAAHGRGVDELMAEVVAALPGDSATPAVAAVDEPIALAIVGRPNVGKSSLLNRLLGEERAIVSPIPGTTRDAIDSLATFNARNYLLIDTAGIRRRPKVHEGLERASVARALRALDRAEIALLVIDGSEPLAEQDARIAGYAWERGRALLFVVNKWDARPKGEREERRFQEALAWKYPTLAEVPMVFVSALSGRGVDRVVPAVEALAAAHRAQLPTPRVNQVLQAATQAQAPPSVQGKRPVFYYATQTGSAPPVLTIFTSAPRLVQPVYERFLRNQFAAAFELHGTPLQLRFRPRRETQSLAPKRSARATRGDRGARKH, from the coding sequence ATGCGCCAGCGCAAGCTCAAGGAACCGGCGCCGGTGCTGGCTACGGCCGCGCTGCCGGTGGTGGCGATCGTCGGCCGGCCCAACGCCGGCAAGTCGACGTTGTTCAACCGCCTGGTGCGCAGCCAGCGAGCGCTGGTCGATGAACGGCCGGGCGTGACGCGTGACCGCAACGAGGCGGTGGCACAATGGGGCGGCCGCTGCTTTCGCCTGGTCGATACCGGCGGCGTCGAGGCTGACGAGCGGCCGGCGGATGAGCTGCTCGCGGCCGTACGCACCCACACGCTGCGCGCCAGTACCGAAGCCGATGCCATTATTCTGCTCGTCGATGGCCGCGCCGGTGCCAGCGCGCTCGAAGCCGGGCTGTGGCGGCGGTTGCGGAGCGGGCACGCGCCGGTGTTCTTCGCCGCCAACAAGCTCGACACCGCCGGCCTCGCAGACCAGGCCGCGGACTTCTTTCGCCTCGGCGTCGAGCGGGTCTACCCGATGTCGGCCGCACACGGCCGCGGCGTGGACGAGTTGATGGCCGAGGTCGTGGCAGCGTTGCCGGGTGATAGCGCGACGCCAGCGGTTGCCGCAGTCGACGAGCCGATTGCGCTGGCGATCGTCGGCCGGCCTAATGTGGGCAAGTCGTCCTTGCTCAACCGCCTCCTCGGCGAGGAGCGCGCCATCGTGTCACCGATCCCGGGTACTACCCGCGACGCGATCGATTCTCTGGCCACGTTCAATGCCCGCAACTACCTGCTAATCGACACCGCGGGTATTCGGCGCCGGCCCAAGGTGCACGAGGGACTCGAACGCGCCAGCGTGGCGCGGGCCTTGCGCGCGCTCGATCGCGCCGAGATCGCGTTGCTGGTGATCGACGGTAGCGAACCACTTGCGGAGCAGGATGCGCGCATCGCCGGCTACGCTTGGGAGCGCGGCCGCGCCCTGCTGTTCGTCGTCAACAAATGGGACGCGCGACCGAAAGGCGAGCGCGAAGAACGCCGTTTTCAAGAAGCCCTGGCCTGGAAGTACCCGACGCTGGCGGAGGTACCGATGGTGTTTGTGTCGGCACTGAGCGGGCGCGGCGTCGACCGGGTCGTTCCGGCAGTCGAGGCGCTGGCGGCGGCGCATCGCGCACAACTGCCGACGCCGCGCGTGAATCAGGTGCTCCAAGCCGCGACTCAGGCGCAGGCGCCGCCGAGCGTGCAAGGCAAACGGCCGGTGTTTTACTACGCCACGCAGACCGGCAGTGCGCCGCCGGTGCTCACCATCTTCACCAGCGCCCCGCGCCTGGTGCAGCCGGTGTATGAGCGCTTTCTGCGCAACCAGTTTGCCGCGGCGTTCGAGTTGCACGGCACGCCCCTGCAGTTGCGCTTCCGGCCACGGCGGGAGACCCAGAGCCTAGCGCCAAAACGCAGCGCCAGGGCTACGCGGGGAGACCGCGGCGCGCGCAAACACTAG
- a CDS encoding YfhO family protein: MRRPDWWAPLGALVLVTVWWHWRVAGPIAHDSLIPFLNYDLYAYYYPTVRFGFDELRHGHFPLWNPYQLAGLPFFATHQHGLLYPFNALHFFLEPGLAFKWTAIVHYTMALIFAGYLGRVLGLSSGGILVTAVTYAFSGYLQSHLYVRTWLVGAVWLPLAWALTIRMFREQSPLRPALWLATVFACQYLGGYPLYNMLTGYSVALLAVWEVAAMARGGRWRPATNASAALAAALVIAGALSAVQLLPMMEMTALSPRRLGSLSAAAADPFPLQGLGQFRSLFFPLFTPTAAGSLYLGATMLPFSALALFHPRLRSRSIFFLTLALSAGVLALGQLTPAYRWYQMLPTSNWFRFPAEFIWLATGALACTAGIGAEALMARRPAGRWPALAAAAAALILVAIIIRFHPPSPPLDWIGRRTATVLLALSIPALMLASTARPLAWAGAIGALWLDLALGFANYALIPDVAPEHFGAPASVIDFLRAQPDLPRSHFHMPAPGAPLPKVGMRHHLYAITDHESLIPSRYAEYLAWAERAAPPQPVALPQGRLILDAQRKQMRLLDLLGVRHIVTRTNTPFTAAEAARYRPVFADGEFTVHENPAALPRAFVVGHSEVTDPKAMLGRLSSRSFEPLTSALVETEAAAVTGGQSRAAEITEYAPEYVAIRVGGDSRGLLVLTDQFYPGWEASVDGRPAAIYRADYVFRGVPVPAGEHTVEFRFVPRSFWLGLAVSGTTLLVLLAVAIWQWRPGASPQSGG, translated from the coding sequence ATGAGAAGACCCGACTGGTGGGCGCCACTGGGAGCGCTGGTGCTGGTCACCGTTTGGTGGCACTGGCGAGTGGCAGGGCCAATCGCGCACGACTCGCTCATCCCGTTTCTGAACTACGACCTCTACGCCTACTACTACCCGACGGTGCGCTTCGGTTTCGATGAGTTGCGCCACGGCCATTTCCCGCTCTGGAATCCGTACCAGCTCGCCGGTCTGCCGTTCTTTGCCACCCACCAGCACGGTTTGCTCTACCCGTTCAACGCTCTACATTTCTTTCTCGAACCCGGCCTGGCATTCAAGTGGACCGCGATCGTTCACTACACCATGGCGCTGATCTTTGCGGGCTACCTCGGGCGCGTCCTCGGCCTCTCCAGCGGTGGCATCTTGGTTACCGCCGTCACCTACGCCTTCAGCGGCTACCTGCAAAGCCACCTCTACGTCCGGACCTGGCTGGTGGGTGCCGTCTGGCTGCCGCTCGCATGGGCGTTGACTATCCGGATGTTCCGCGAGCAGTCACCGCTGCGGCCGGCGTTGTGGCTGGCGACGGTCTTCGCCTGCCAGTACCTCGGCGGCTACCCACTGTACAATATGCTCACCGGCTACAGCGTCGCCCTGCTGGCGGTCTGGGAGGTGGCCGCGATGGCGCGCGGCGGCCGCTGGCGTCCAGCCACTAACGCCAGCGCGGCGCTGGCTGCTGCCCTGGTGATCGCGGGCGCACTGAGCGCCGTCCAGCTGCTGCCAATGATGGAGATGACGGCGCTGAGCCCGCGCCGGCTGGGTTCGCTCTCGGCGGCAGCCGCCGATCCCTTCCCGCTGCAAGGGCTCGGCCAGTTCCGCTCGCTGTTCTTCCCTTTATTCACACCTACAGCCGCCGGCTCGCTCTACCTCGGGGCGACGATGCTGCCGTTTTCGGCACTGGCGCTGTTTCATCCTCGTTTGCGTTCGCGCTCGATCTTCTTTCTGACCCTGGCGCTGTCTGCCGGAGTACTGGCGCTGGGTCAGCTCACGCCGGCATACAGGTGGTACCAGATGCTCCCGACCAGCAACTGGTTTCGATTTCCGGCCGAATTCATCTGGCTGGCGACCGGTGCTCTCGCGTGCACTGCCGGCATCGGCGCCGAGGCTTTGATGGCTCGCCGGCCGGCGGGGCGTTGGCCGGCGCTGGCGGCCGCGGCAGCCGCGCTCATCTTGGTCGCCATCATCATCCGCTTTCATCCGCCGAGCCCGCCGCTCGACTGGATCGGCCGCCGGACCGCCACCGTGCTGCTCGCCCTGTCTATTCCGGCGCTGATGCTGGCGAGCACGGCGCGCCCCCTGGCTTGGGCGGGCGCCATTGGCGCGCTGTGGTTGGATCTCGCGCTCGGGTTCGCCAACTACGCCCTTATCCCGGACGTTGCCCCCGAGCACTTCGGCGCACCGGCCTCGGTGATTGACTTCCTGCGGGCGCAACCGGATCTACCGCGTAGCCATTTCCATATGCCGGCACCGGGCGCCCCTCTGCCAAAAGTGGGCATGCGCCACCACCTCTATGCGATCACGGACCACGAAAGTCTGATCCCGAGCCGTTATGCCGAATACCTCGCCTGGGCCGAGCGCGCGGCGCCGCCACAACCCGTGGCCTTGCCCCAAGGCCGTCTCATTCTCGATGCCCAACGCAAGCAAATGAGGTTGCTCGATCTGCTCGGCGTGCGCCATATCGTGACACGAACCAACACCCCGTTCACAGCGGCCGAAGCCGCGCGCTACCGGCCGGTGTTTGCCGACGGCGAGTTCACGGTGCACGAGAATCCGGCCGCGTTGCCGCGCGCTTTTGTCGTCGGGCACAGCGAGGTCACCGACCCGAAGGCGATGCTGGGGCGTCTGAGCAGCCGCTCATTTGAGCCGCTGACGAGCGCCCTGGTGGAGACCGAGGCCGCCGCCGTCACCGGCGGGCAGTCGCGCGCGGCCGAGATTACCGAGTACGCGCCGGAGTATGTCGCCATCCGCGTCGGCGGCGACAGCCGGGGCTTGCTGGTACTCACCGATCAGTTCTACCCGGGCTGGGAAGCGAGCGTGGACGGCCGGCCGGCCGCGATTTACCGCGCGGACTATGTCTTCCGCGGCGTGCCGGTGCCGGCAGGCGAGCACACGGTGGAGTTCCGCTTTGTTCCGCGTTCGTTCTGGCTGGGTCTGGCCGTTAGCGGCACTACCCTTCTCGTCCTGCTGGCGGTCGCGATCTGGCAATGGCGGCCGGGAGCATCGCCGCAGAGCGGCGGCTAA
- a CDS encoding glycosyltransferase family 2 protein has product MKPAGPLYTSIDPTGFKLSVVVPVYNEQATIAEILRRVAAAPFRKEVIVVDDGSSDDTAAILLALENSGRIEGPPGLENTLRVLRQQPNQGKGAALRAGFRAATGDVVVVQDADLEYDPADYALLIGPILDGRADAVYGSRFIGSAPHRVLFFWHFVGNKLLTLLSNMVTNLNLTDMETGAKAFRTDVIKRIPLHAKRFGFEPEVTAKLAHMRARIYEVGCSYSGRDYAQGKKIGLKDAFAAVYTILRNARPRDGVPLAVEAAGARPTDA; this is encoded by the coding sequence ATGAAGCCCGCAGGGCCTTTGTATACGTCGATTGATCCCACCGGTTTCAAGCTCTCGGTGGTGGTGCCGGTGTACAACGAGCAAGCCACCATCGCCGAGATCTTGCGGCGGGTGGCGGCGGCGCCGTTTCGCAAGGAGGTGATCGTCGTCGACGACGGTTCGAGCGACGACACCGCTGCGATCCTGCTTGCGCTCGAAAACAGCGGCCGGATCGAGGGCCCGCCCGGTCTCGAGAACACGCTGCGAGTGCTGCGACAGCAGCCCAACCAGGGCAAAGGAGCGGCGCTACGAGCCGGCTTTCGTGCTGCCACCGGCGACGTCGTGGTGGTGCAGGATGCCGACTTGGAATACGACCCGGCTGACTACGCACTGCTGATTGGTCCCATCCTCGACGGCCGTGCCGACGCCGTCTACGGCTCGCGCTTCATCGGCAGCGCTCCTCACCGAGTGTTGTTCTTTTGGCACTTCGTCGGCAATAAGCTGCTGACGCTGCTGTCGAACATGGTGACCAACCTCAACCTCACCGACATGGAGACCGGCGCGAAGGCATTTCGCACCGACGTGATCAAACGCATCCCGTTGCACGCCAAGCGCTTCGGCTTCGAGCCCGAAGTCACCGCCAAGCTGGCGCACATGCGGGCACGTATTTACGAGGTGGGCTGTTCGTACAGCGGACGCGACTACGCCCAAGGTAAGAAGATCGGCCTCAAGGATGCCTTTGCCGCTGTTTACACCATCTTGCGGAACGCGCGGCCGCGTGACGGTGTGCCGCTGGCGGTCGAAGCGGCCGGCGCCCGGCCCACGGACGCGTAG
- a CDS encoding glycosyltransferase: MNTELSVLVPCFNEQGNLLELVERTERVFDRRAIAGEIILVNDGSQDHTGREIDQLAATHPRVVAVHHCHNQGIPAAWKSGLARAQGRYVLTIDADLQYQPEAIAQLYREICFSHADLVQGWRSPLERKTDDIRYYMSRGLDYLLKLLFDMPQQHDVKSGFIVYKREVFEEILAHARGYWYFQTFVTVAAKAKGFSIRQLETLFDERRVGRSFMSRVPLGVTAKTLLDLGRALGEFRLREPKEQSLALSAPAPRVPARRDWRSRYQRLYRGLMPVHHWMISTNAPRYLDELRQTQWLSPGELAQLQLRRLQRLVQHAYDHVGWYREQFQAAGVTPRDVRSLDDLRRLPLLSKQELRDNLYFDLLSDNHDKHKIQKITTSGSTGEPLALFVDRLQLDMRWANTWRNMEWTGYRFGDRQVRLWHSSLGLTRKQVAKEYLDAFLLRRKFFPVFSLDDAMLRRYVDYVRRHRPALLDGYAEAFNVIAHYLERERVTGLCAGAIISSAQTLPAVTRALIERQFCCRVFDKYGAREFSGIAHECEQHRGYHVNAESYIVEVLRDGRPAAAGEVGEVVVTDLNNRCVPLIRYRLNDLAVPSDRTCACGRGLPLLERVLGRLQSVVLGSNGRYLPASFFAHFFKEYEYAVARYQVVQEARTRLVVRLIRKPRFSEETEAAIRRALGKALGEAMSIGLEYVDKLPLGRTGKAQICLSLIELPLFSAAAAEAWEEEIRREAAG, translated from the coding sequence ATGAACACCGAGCTAAGCGTGCTGGTTCCCTGCTTCAACGAGCAGGGCAATCTCTTGGAGCTGGTCGAGCGTACCGAGCGCGTGTTCGACCGGCGCGCGATTGCGGGCGAGATCATCCTGGTCAACGACGGGAGCCAGGACCATACAGGGAGGGAAATCGATCAACTCGCTGCTACACACCCGCGAGTCGTCGCCGTCCACCATTGCCACAACCAGGGCATCCCGGCGGCCTGGAAGAGCGGCTTGGCGCGCGCCCAGGGGCGCTACGTCCTGACCATCGACGCCGACCTCCAGTACCAGCCCGAGGCCATCGCCCAGCTCTATCGCGAGATCTGCTTCAGCCATGCCGACCTGGTGCAAGGGTGGCGCAGCCCGCTGGAGCGCAAAACCGACGACATCCGCTACTACATGAGCCGCGGCCTGGATTACCTGCTCAAACTCCTGTTCGACATGCCGCAGCAGCACGACGTCAAGTCGGGCTTCATTGTCTACAAGCGCGAAGTGTTCGAGGAAATCCTCGCCCACGCTCGCGGCTATTGGTACTTCCAGACCTTCGTGACAGTGGCGGCCAAGGCCAAGGGCTTCTCCATCCGTCAGCTCGAGACGCTCTTCGACGAGCGGCGCGTGGGCCGCTCGTTCATGAGCCGAGTGCCGCTGGGGGTTACGGCTAAGACGCTGCTCGACCTCGGCCGCGCGCTGGGCGAGTTCCGCCTGCGCGAGCCCAAGGAGCAGAGCTTGGCCCTGTCGGCCCCGGCCCCGAGGGTTCCGGCCAGGCGCGACTGGCGCAGCCGATATCAGCGCCTGTACCGTGGCCTGATGCCGGTGCATCACTGGATGATTTCCACCAACGCACCGCGCTACCTCGATGAGCTCAGGCAAACGCAGTGGCTTTCGCCGGGCGAGCTGGCGCAGCTTCAGCTGCGCCGGCTGCAACGCTTGGTTCAGCACGCCTACGATCACGTCGGCTGGTACCGCGAGCAGTTCCAAGCCGCCGGTGTAACGCCGCGCGATGTGCGCAGCCTGGACGACCTGCGCCGGCTGCCGCTGCTCAGCAAGCAGGAGCTGCGTGACAACCTTTACTTCGATCTGCTGTCCGACAACCACGACAAGCACAAGATCCAGAAGATCACCACCAGTGGCTCCACCGGCGAGCCCCTGGCGCTTTTCGTAGACCGCCTCCAGCTCGACATGCGTTGGGCCAATACCTGGCGCAACATGGAGTGGACCGGCTACCGCTTCGGCGACCGGCAGGTCCGCCTGTGGCACTCGTCCCTGGGGTTGACGCGCAAGCAAGTAGCGAAGGAATACCTCGATGCGTTTCTGCTCCGGCGCAAGTTCTTCCCCGTGTTCAGCCTCGATGACGCCATGCTGCGGCGCTACGTCGATTACGTTCGCCGCCACCGGCCGGCACTGCTGGATGGCTACGCCGAGGCGTTCAACGTGATCGCGCACTACCTCGAACGCGAGCGGGTGACCGGCCTCTGCGCCGGCGCGATCATTTCCTCGGCGCAGACGTTGCCGGCGGTGACCCGGGCGCTGATCGAGCGGCAATTCTGCTGTCGGGTATTCGACAAGTACGGTGCCCGTGAGTTCAGCGGCATCGCCCACGAGTGCGAGCAGCACCGCGGCTACCACGTCAACGCCGAGAGCTACATCGTCGAAGTGTTGCGCGACGGCCGGCCGGCGGCCGCGGGCGAGGTCGGCGAGGTCGTGGTAACCGATCTGAACAATCGCTGCGTGCCGTTGATTCGCTACCGGCTCAACGACCTGGCGGTGCCGAGCGATCGCACCTGTGCCTGCGGGCGCGGGCTGCCGCTGCTCGAACGCGTGCTCGGCCGGCTGCAATCGGTGGTGCTGGGGAGCAACGGGCGGTACTTGCCGGCGAGCTTCTTCGCGCACTTCTTCAAAGAATACGAGTACGCGGTGGCGCGCTATCAGGTGGTGCAGGAGGCGCGCACGCGACTGGTGGTCCGGTTGATTCGCAAGCCGCGTTTTTCGGAAGAGACCGAGGCCGCCATTCGCCGCGCCCTCGGCAAGGCGTTGGGTGAGGCGATGAGCATCGGCCTCGAATACGTCGACAAGCTACCGCTGGGGCGAACGGGGAAAGCGCAAATCTGTCTGAGCCTGATCGAGCTGCCGCTGTTTTCGGCGGCCGCGGCCGAGGCCTGGGAGGAGGAGATCCGCCGTGAAGCCGCGGGTTGA
- a CDS encoding radical SAM protein produces MAALPRRLRSAMARRANMTPLRLFNLVLNRLEMKLGRTRLISRPYELCIDVSNKCNLTCPFCPTGRREHGRGKGHVALETFSAILDELAPYVFSLELFNWGEAFFNPELPQLIEYAHRRKVETSISSNLSFRLKEDYLRSIVTAGLTNLTASIDGADQQSYEVYRRGGNFALAVENLRTLVRLRRELNSRFPRLCWQYLIFAHNERRVDEARQLAHELGLDSFAASGGLYDEPDWAPAGDHSYQYLEMHPNRCPWLWRKAVFHWDGGMASCCSGFFKHDDFGDWQPGAFRQLWNNEKFVAARRIWTEKDSPLPDGHFCTSCDKVRFYRGLPLHSKMKPPPQLREQASG; encoded by the coding sequence ATGGCAGCGCTGCCGCGCCGGCTGCGTTCGGCGATGGCACGGCGCGCCAACATGACGCCGCTGCGGCTCTTCAACCTCGTGCTCAATCGCCTGGAAATGAAGCTCGGGCGGACGCGCCTGATTTCTCGCCCGTATGAGCTCTGCATCGACGTCAGCAACAAGTGCAATCTGACCTGCCCGTTCTGCCCCACCGGCCGCCGCGAGCACGGCCGAGGCAAGGGCCACGTTGCCCTTGAAACCTTCAGCGCGATTCTCGACGAGCTGGCGCCCTACGTCTTCAGCCTCGAACTGTTCAACTGGGGCGAAGCCTTCTTCAACCCCGAGCTACCGCAGCTGATCGAGTATGCCCATCGCCGCAAGGTGGAGACCTCGATTTCCAGCAACTTGAGCTTCCGCCTCAAAGAAGACTACCTGCGCTCTATCGTCACCGCCGGCCTGACGAACCTGACGGCTTCTATCGACGGGGCCGATCAGCAGTCATACGAGGTCTACCGGCGCGGCGGCAACTTCGCCCTAGCGGTGGAGAACTTGCGCACGCTGGTGCGCCTGCGCCGCGAGCTGAACAGCCGCTTTCCGCGCTTGTGCTGGCAGTACCTGATCTTCGCCCACAACGAACGGCGCGTGGACGAAGCCCGCCAACTGGCCCACGAGCTCGGGCTCGATAGCTTCGCCGCCTCGGGCGGGCTCTACGACGAACCCGACTGGGCGCCGGCGGGCGATCACTCGTACCAGTATCTCGAGATGCACCCCAACCGCTGCCCGTGGCTGTGGCGCAAGGCGGTGTTTCACTGGGACGGCGGCATGGCCTCGTGCTGTTCCGGTTTCTTCAAACACGATGATTTTGGCGATTGGCAGCCGGGCGCTTTTCGGCAGTTATGGAACAACGAGAAGTTCGTGGCCGCGCGCCGCATCTGGACGGAAAAGGACTCACCGTTGCCGGACGGGCACTTCTGCACCAGTTGTGACAAAGTGCGCTTCTATCGCGGCTTGCCGCTGCACTCGAAGATGAAGCCGCCGCCGCAGCTGCGCGAGCAGGCCTCAGGCTGA
- a CDS encoding YfhO family protein yields MLGAVATAVVSLVWCLRIVAGATEYGANYDLYLYYYPALEFSFEALRAGHLPLWNPFQLGGIPGLATLQAGVLYPLHLIYLIVPTALGMGVQAFVHLLLAVVFMALLGRGLELGWLAALTAGLSFALSGAVLSNLFWPPFLESLVWLPLGVTALARFGSRGRRGWLLLLSLAVAMPALSGGHQNVVYIVYTFALFSLLNCSAPAIGQRSLAPLRQLWPIALAIAAGFALAAAQLLPTLELAQQSARSTASLPLYQINPPFNPLDTAKTTAALLDGAVMPPAGPWLPYVGALPLALAVSGLVAAPMRLRWFCALLVLWGGLGMVAPEWFLKLHAQVPGMSWFRLPQRAFLLANFGVALLAGVGAHALVSGATRLRRAAAMLAAGLALGLAAYRYPQLSFLVPAAAVVLVPVAAWARRGTLASAAAAGIVVLVVVDLVGFSMNRQNLPYLNNSWRRIWQHQRVYGDVAERAGLSRVFVVRGEARWSAKVAMLFGFFSPVDYEPLALQRYGALFYAAVGGLGSGGSKWPFPFQGDWPGSLVGPARRFLQLLGVRYFLFHPEKLSGRDAQELTAGLVRVEMPAWVMNPEARGFALFEDPEALPRAYAVNQAQCGMALDEWFRRVAAGSFDLRRSVMLEDGCVPGGRGRSAEREVVIEAYGDTFVRITAEMEEAGYLVLTDSYYPGWQAYVNGRREPIRRANAVARAVRIAPGHSVVEFRYVPWSFYGGSVISGLTLVLGVGWIGWRARRTRDEDR; encoded by the coding sequence TTGCTCGGCGCGGTGGCGACGGCGGTGGTAAGCCTGGTCTGGTGTTTGCGGATTGTCGCCGGCGCTACCGAGTACGGTGCCAACTACGATCTCTACCTCTACTACTACCCGGCGCTGGAGTTCAGTTTCGAGGCGCTGCGCGCGGGGCATCTGCCGTTGTGGAATCCCTTCCAACTCGGGGGCATCCCCGGCCTGGCCACTTTGCAGGCGGGCGTGCTGTACCCGCTACATCTGATCTATCTCATCGTTCCCACGGCTCTCGGGATGGGGGTGCAGGCATTTGTGCACCTGCTGCTGGCGGTCGTGTTCATGGCGCTGCTCGGGCGGGGCTTGGAGCTTGGCTGGCTGGCCGCGCTGACGGCCGGGCTGAGCTTCGCGCTGTCGGGCGCGGTGCTGTCGAATCTATTTTGGCCCCCGTTTCTGGAGTCGCTGGTGTGGTTGCCACTCGGAGTGACGGCGCTGGCGCGCTTCGGTAGCCGAGGCCGGCGGGGTTGGTTGCTGCTGTTGTCACTGGCGGTGGCGATGCCCGCGCTTTCCGGCGGCCATCAGAACGTCGTCTACATTGTCTATACCTTCGCGCTCTTCTCACTGCTCAACTGCTCTGCGCCGGCGATTGGCCAGCGCTCGCTCGCACCGCTGCGGCAGCTTTGGCCGATAGCGCTCGCGATTGCGGCGGGGTTTGCCCTGGCCGCCGCGCAGTTGCTGCCGACGCTCGAGTTGGCGCAGCAGAGCGCACGCTCGACCGCCAGTCTGCCGCTGTACCAGATCAATCCGCCATTTAATCCCTTGGATACGGCCAAGACCACGGCCGCACTGCTCGATGGGGCGGTGATGCCGCCGGCTGGTCCGTGGCTGCCGTATGTTGGTGCGCTGCCGTTGGCGTTGGCTGTGAGCGGGTTGGTGGCGGCGCCGATGCGGCTGCGGTGGTTTTGTGCGCTGCTAGTGCTGTGGGGCGGACTTGGTATGGTGGCCCCCGAGTGGTTTCTCAAGTTGCACGCGCAGGTGCCGGGTATGAGCTGGTTTCGGCTACCGCAGCGCGCCTTCCTGTTGGCGAACTTCGGTGTCGCCTTGCTGGCGGGAGTGGGCGCGCACGCACTCGTCAGCGGCGCAACCAGACTGCGACGCGCCGCCGCGATGCTGGCCGCCGGGCTGGCCTTGGGGTTGGCGGCCTACCGCTACCCACAGCTGTCATTCCTGGTGCCGGCGGCGGCGGTGGTACTCGTGCCGGTTGCGGCTTGGGCGCGCCGCGGCACACTGGCGAGCGCTGCGGCTGCGGGTATCGTTGTCCTCGTGGTGGTCGATCTGGTGGGCTTCTCGATGAACCGGCAGAATCTCCCGTACCTCAACAACTCCTGGCGGCGCATCTGGCAGCATCAGCGCGTGTACGGCGACGTGGCCGAGCGCGCGGGATTGTCGCGGGTGTTTGTCGTTCGCGGGGAAGCGCGCTGGTCGGCGAAAGTCGCCATGCTGTTCGGCTTCTTTTCGCCGGTGGACTACGAACCGCTGGCTTTGCAGCGCTACGGCGCCCTCTTCTATGCCGCCGTCGGTGGTCTGGGCTCGGGCGGCAGCAAGTGGCCGTTCCCGTTCCAGGGCGACTGGCCCGGCTCGCTGGTCGGGCCGGCGCGGCGGTTCCTGCAACTCCTGGGCGTGCGCTATTTTCTTTTTCATCCTGAGAAACTCAGCGGACGCGACGCTCAAGAGCTGACTGCGGGTCTGGTGCGGGTCGAGATGCCGGCCTGGGTGATGAACCCGGAGGCCAGGGGATTCGCGTTGTTTGAAGATCCTGAGGCGCTGCCGCGGGCTTACGCGGTCAACCAGGCGCAGTGCGGCATGGCGCTGGATGAGTGGTTTCGCCGCGTCGCCGCTGGCAGCTTCGATCTGCGGCGTAGCGTGATGCTGGAGGATGGCTGCGTGCCCGGCGGCCGCGGGCGCTCGGCCGAACGGGAGGTGGTGATCGAAGCCTATGGCGATACCTTCGTGCGCATCACGGCGGAAATGGAAGAAGCCGGCTATCTGGTGCTGACCGACTCGTACTATCCCGGCTGGCAGGCGTACGTTAACGGCCGCCGCGAGCCGATCCGGCGGGCCAACGCCGTTGCGCGAGCGGTGCGCATTGCCCCCGGTCACAGCGTGGTGGAATTCCGCTACGTGCCGTGGAGCTTCTATGGCGGCAGCGTCATCAGCGGCCTGACGCTGGTGCTCGGGGTGGGTTGGATCGGCTGGCGTGCGCGCCGGACTAGGGACGAGGACAGGTGA